The genomic window CGCTCTCCTCCGGAGCCGCCGACTTCGCCCCGGTGGACTCGACCGGTTACATCCTGACCAAGGCCACCGGCAAGGTCAGCGGTGTCACCGCGATCAGCGCGATCCAGCAGAAGTCGATGGTCGGCATCATGACCCTCGAAGGCAACGGCATCACCACTCCGAAGGATCTGGAGGGCAAGGTGATGGGTGACCAGGAGGGCGCCACCACCACGATCCTCTTCCCGACCTACGCCAAGCTGGCGGGCATCGATCCGGCCAAGGTGAAGATCATCCCGGTGGCCGCGCCGGAGCTGGCCGGTGCGCTGGGTGCGAAGAAGGTCGACGTGATCGGCCAGTTCGTCGTCGGCAAGCCGCTGATCGAGAAGGCGGCCGGTGGCAAGGCCGCGGTGGCCCTGCCGTTCAGCGACGTCATCACCGACCTGTACGGCCACTTCCTGCTGACCTCCGACAAGATCGCCAACGACGATCCGGAGCTGGCCAAGAAGTTCACCACCGCCCTGCTCAAGGGTCTGGAGTACAGCATCGCCAACCCGGCCGAGGCCGCTCAGATCCTGAACCAGGCGCAGCCGGAGACGGACGCCGCGGTCGCCACCAAGGAGCTGGAGATCATGGCGCCGTACGTCAAGGGCGACGGCACCGAACTCGGCACGGTCGACGCCGCGCGGGTCACCCGGGTGATCGAAGTGCTCACCGGCGCCGGTTCGGTTCCCGCCGGTAAGAAGCCCGAGGAGTTCGTGAAGATCCTCAAGTAGCCCGGTCCATCAGCAGCCCGTGCAGCCGGGCCGAACAGCGTGCCAGCTCCTCGGTGTGCTCGTTCTGGCCCAGGCTGCGCGGGCGGGGCACGTCGATCGTCACGATCTCGGCGATCCGGCCCGGACGCGGGCTCAGTACCACCACCCGGTCGGCCAGCAGCACCGCCTCGTCGATCGAGTGCGTCACGAACAGCGTGGTGGTGCCCTGCTCCATGTGCAGCCGCTGCAACTCGACGGTCAGCTCCTCACGGGTCAGCGCGTCGAGCGCGGAGAACGGCTCGTCCATCAGCATCACCCGCGGCTTCTGGATCAGCGACCGGCACAGCGACACCCGCTGCTGCATGCCGCCGGAGAGTTCGTGCGGCATCGTCGACTCGAAGCCCGCCAGGCCGACCGTGGCCAGCAGTCCCCGGGCCCGATCGACGTGCGCCTTCCGCTTCCATCCGAAGATCTCCACCGGGAACAGGACGTTGTTCAGCACGTTGCGCCACGGCAGCAGAGCCGGCCGCTGGAACTGCATGGCGATCTCCCGCCGCCGTGCGGTGTCCACCGTCACCTTTCCACCGGTCGGTTCCAGCAGCCCCGCCACCAGGCGCAACAGGGTGGATTTGCCGCAGCCGGAACGGCCGACGATCGCCACGAACTCACCCTCGGCGACCTCCAGGTCGATACCGCGCAGCGCCTCCACCGTCCCCCGGCGCCCGGAGAACGTGCGCGAAACGTCATCGATCCGGACCATCGTCCCGTTTAGACTCACCCGCTCAGCATAAGGATGGATCCTTCGATGGTCAGACGAGCCACCGCCCTGGTACTCCCCGTGGTGACCCTGTTCGCCCTGGTCGCCGCCTGGTATGTGCTGGTCCGGGTCTACGACGTCCCGCCGCAGGTGGTGCCGTCGCCGGAAACCGTCGGCAGTGAGCTGTTCCGGCTCCCGGAATACCTGGCGACACAGTCCTGGTACACGTTCCGTGAGGTCTGGTTCGGCTTCGGCATCGCGGTGGTGGTCGGGGTCGCCCTGGCCCTGGCG from Actinoplanes derwentensis includes these protein-coding regions:
- a CDS encoding ABC transporter ATP-binding protein → MVRIDDVSRTFSGRRGTVEALRGIDLEVAEGEFVAIVGRSGCGKSTLLRLVAGLLEPTGGKVTVDTARRREIAMQFQRPALLPWRNVLNNVLFPVEIFGWKRKAHVDRARGLLATVGLAGFESTMPHELSGGMQQRVSLCRSLIQKPRVMLMDEPFSALDALTREELTVELQRLHMEQGTTTLFVTHSIDEAVLLADRVVVLSPRPGRIAEIVTIDVPRPRSLGQNEHTEELARCSARLHGLLMDRAT
- a CDS encoding ABC transporter substrate-binding protein, which produces MRTFRGVAAVLAAMSVVAVAGCSGTSSEEPEAGKTKVKYLTAFNAFGREAYAFVADEKGYFAEQGLDVEIAIGSGSGENMAALSSGAADFAPVDSTGYILTKATGKVSGVTAISAIQQKSMVGIMTLEGNGITTPKDLEGKVMGDQEGATTTILFPTYAKLAGIDPAKVKIIPVAAPELAGALGAKKVDVIGQFVVGKPLIEKAAGGKAAVALPFSDVITDLYGHFLLTSDKIANDDPELAKKFTTALLKGLEYSIANPAEAAQILNQAQPETDAAVATKELEIMAPYVKGDGTELGTVDAARVTRVIEVLTGAGSVPAGKKPEEFVKILK